GAAAGATCCCCAAACGGTGCATCACAATCAACATATGCCTGTATCAAATATGTATGTCCAATCGGTACTAAATCAAAAGTATATGAATAAGTTGAACGACCTGTAGACAACATTCCTGCGTTTATAAACATCTGCGGTGCGCCTTGACCCTGTGAACTAATAGCGACATCCCAAAGTCCTACATACAATGTCCCTGTGGAACGCACTCCGTTATAAATAATATTACCTGAAATAGTTCCTACCTGATCTTTAATCGGGAAATCAACCCCCATCATTTTTGGTACAGACACAGAACACGCCGCTGGTGAAATATTCCCGCTAGTATCTCTGAACACACCTTGAGGTTCGTTTGAGGTAAATCCGACATCATACCCGCCACCTTGAGGAATGAAACAGTCTATATAAGCGCGTACCCAATAATTCATACCAAAATCAACGGTATCAATCTCGTATTGTATTGCGGTACCGGATATCTTGTTTACATCAATTACAGTATAACTAACCGGTGTCAAAGCTTCTGCGCTGGCAAACGCACCGACATGAATATTCCCACTTCTTAATCCGGAATACTGCATGGTACCACCTAGTATACCGCGTTTATTTTCTATAGAAAGGCCCTCACCTATTTTTGACCATTGAGTTAACGTATGCATTGTAGAAGTTGCAGCAATGATTTTATAATCCTGCCCCATAATTAATGCTATCAACATATAATTTGTTGTTGGAATTCCTGTTAAGCTCAAATTGAATGAGCACGGATAATCCGTTGGAGAAGGTGTCAGCGTAATATATGCCGCGTAATTTGACGGATCCATAGGCGAACCCGTTATAGGATTACTAGAAATACCAATAAGTACCTGCCGACCGGCAAATATAGGATTGTTGTAGTACAACATTCCTGAAATACTCCCCGGTTCAGGGTCTCTGATCTCGAAATTCGCTCCTGCAGTTATGTCATTGATTAACACAACGCTTTGAGGGTAATCTCCGCCAAGTTGACCGGAAGCTTCGCCATTAGAAGGACTCATGTCCCCAAACGGCTCTACAGAATCAAGATACGCTTTCATGAAGAAAGTATTCCCGGAAGTCAATCCGCCAATAGAATACGCATACTGCGTCGTCCCGGCTGAGATAGAACCAGCACCAACAATCGCGCAGGGACTCTCACTACTTATTGAAAGATCAAAAGCTCCGACATAAATGTTTCCTGACGTAAAGTTACCGTTATAGCCGATAGTCCCAGAAATCGAGCCAATTACGTCTTTTACTTCAACGTTAATACTTGAATACATTATTGAGGTCGACGAAATATTTATAGGCGAAAGACTTCCGTTTGTATCAGTATAGAACCCTGTTGGTTCGTCAGTCGTACGCCCGACATCAAACGAGCCATTCGGGATAAAGCAATCAACATACGCGCGAATCCAGTAGTCCGTATTAAAATCCAGCGTGTCAAGCTGATAAGCACAACTTGTCTCAGTTGTTCGTCCTACCGCAACGGTATTGACCGGCGTGGTAGAATTGCTGCTATCGAACGCTCCGATGTACATATTACCGGCTTTGGACCCGGGGTAACTGATAACACCCATGATCTTCCCGCGCTGGTTTGTCATAGCAAGATTTTTTCCTGCAAGATTAGTCCACTGCGTATAAGTTGATCTCACACTATAATCCTTCGCCAGCACTTTATTGCCTTGCCCGACTATTACAGCAACTAAAGTGTAGTTTGTAGTACTGATCCCGGCTAAGTTCAGCGAATAATTGTATGGATAGGAAGTTGTCGTTGTAACAAACTTCGCGTAGTTTGACGTGTTCCCAAGATCAATTTCAGTCGGAATTAACGGAGTGATACCGATTATAACCTGATGATCTGAATAAATTGGAGGGTTATAACTCAATGTTCCAGTGATAAAGCCTGTCAGCATATCGTTTACGGCAACATCACCTATCGTAACCGTATCTGCCATAACATTATAATTTGTCAGTATATCGCCGAAAGGCTCTCCTTCATCATATGCTCCGTCATTATCTGCATCCACAAACGCTTTAACCTTATATGTTCTCCCCATGATAATATTTGTAATATCAGGGAACTGATACTGTGTAGTTCCTGAAACAAGAATTGTACTGGAAGAACTCCAAAAATATTCAGATGTCCTTTCAATATCCTGTACACCCATCAACAACGGTTTTCCTTCATAAGCAGTACCGGTATAGTATGCGTACGCACCATCAAGAAACGCGGTCTTGTCACTTATTGCAAAGATAACGTTACTTTGAACAGTTTCTGATGCTACTGCTATACTACTCCATCCGGATGGCTCTTCCTTTGTTTTACTTATCGCATACCCGGTTGTGACAGGTGATAAACAATCAATAAAAGCTTCTATAAAATACGTGTTACCCGATACCAATGATGGATAATTTAAAGTATAAACACCGCCGTTAGTTTGTATTGCAGTCTTTACTGACCCGAGGTCCATCGCGCATACCGGCATTGTATCACCTTGTTTTTCAAATGCCGCTACTTTTAACGGTGCACTACTGTCTGCATACACGCCGTTATAAGTAATCATTCCACCAATAACCCCTGCGACGCTAGTCGCAACACTGCCGAACAACACGGCAACTGTTAAAACAAACACATTCCATAACACATGGTTACGCTTCATACTTTTCCTCCTGAAACTTAAAATAAAAAATTCTTTACTTTATGCATTTTTGCACATTAATGTATATTTTATAACCCTTAGCTCTCTATTGTCAATTGTATTTTTTTTCACAATTACATCAATCATCCTTTTATGACTATATCTTAGTAACATCAATAATTGAGTTCTTCCTGCCATACCCGTCATCCACAACCTCTTTTGCCTGAGGGTCAGCTACATAAGTAGCATCATCTAAAACAAAAACGTACTGATACCTACCTGGTTTAAGCGATACTTTAATACACCAAGTACCATTAGACTTCACCAGCTTCGCAGTTTCGCAGTCCCAATTATTAAAATCTCCTGCCAACGCAACAGTAGCCGCATCTTCTGCTTTAAAAGTAAAGTCCACTATTACTCTCCGCGAAGTATCATTACTAAAATTCCCGGCCTTATAAACTACCAGCACTGTCATAATTATTGCAAGAACAGCTATGGGCACCACCTGTACAACCCGAGCCAACCAAACGCTCATCTGTACATTACCGTCGGTATCAACAGTTTTTTTTATAGTATTAACCACGCGTTCCGCAAAATATTCCGGCGGATTGAACACACGCAATTTATCACGGGTACTATCAATTTTTTTCAGGAATTCAAACAATTCAAGACAAGTTTGACAACTATCCATATGGCTGCGTACTTCAATGACTTCACTTTCTGGAAGTTCATTACGCACCAACAGCTCAATCTTGTTACGATACTTACAATTTCCCATATTTACTTATCATTACGTTTCTCGCGGTAAAATAGTTTCATTTTTTTATATAACTTATCCTGTGCGCGTATAACCCGTGTTTTAGCAGTCCCCACAGGCATATTTAATATTTTAGCGATTTCTTCATATTTCAACCCTTCCCAATGCCTTAGAACTATCATCACGCGGTACTTTAATGGTAATGTATCAACAAATTTTTGTACTACCAGCTGTTCATCCTTCACAGCGAACTTTACCGCAGGATCACTTCCTTCCTCCTGCAATGCCCAAATTACTTCACCGTCATCAGTCTCAACCTTTTTATCCAATGACAAAAACTGCCATTTCCGTTTTCTTAACTTATCATTTGTTAAATTAACAGTAACTCTGTATATCCAGTCCTTGAACGCAAATCCGCTATCGTATTTTTTCAGGTTCTGATATATTTTTAAAAACACCTCCTGGCAAACATCCTGTGCTTCAACAAAATTCTGGAGCATCCTTACAGCAAGATTAAACACCATCGACTCGTACCGTTTGACGAGATGTACATAATCATCAACTTCACCACTGATGACTGCTTCTATAAGTTCCAACTCGCTGCGTTTATCATCCATTACTTCCGGTTTTCCTTATTCTTATCCTTCAAAACTTCGCTTCTTACTTCATCCCTTGCGCGGTTCTTTATCAAAAACTCTATACGCTGCTTAAACCACCCGAAACTTTTCTTTTTCCTCACCAACTCGCCCAATTCATTATCCATCATCCCGCCTTCCACTCCGTTTTTCCGTGCGAATGTTATCAGGTCCATATACTTTGCGAACTCACTATGCTGCATCTTTATCGACCAGGATATTACCAGTTTTGCTGTCTGATTGGACACACCGTTTTCAACAAGTAAAACATGATCCTGTACTTTATGCAATAAATTATCGACTGACACACCTGCGGTTTTGCTTTCTTTTTCAAGTTCATCCAAAAACTTTATATCATATCCCCGTTGCAGACATTCCGCAAATAATTGCACACAATACTTTTCATCCCGTACCGTTAAACCGTTTCCCCTAGCTTTTCTCACAAATCCCGCTGCGATTTTCATGGCGTTAACCCAGTTACTCACAACCCTCCGGAGTTCAGCAAAACTTGCTTTCTTAGCCACACCTTCATTGATTTTCTTCTGTACATATTCCGTCGACAACCTGTCATCATCCAATGTTTTAATCAACCGCTCGATATCTTTCACCTGCTCCGTGGTAAACTTAAGTTTAGACACCAACTGCGTGCGTATACTCCCCTGCAACCCAGTTAGTTCCCCCGTACAAAAAGAGTTTGTCACAAAAATACCCGCCAGCAAAATAATTGTGACGGGTAACAACTTGCTTTTAGTAGCTACTATCATATACCTGATTTCTCTCCTGCCGAAAATAATTTACTCTATTAATATGATTATTGTTGTTTAAACAATAATTGTCAATTGTATGTTTTGTCACATAAATGGAAGCAAACGCAACGGTTATTCAAATAATCCGCGAATACGCTGATTAACCGTCTCAACTGCAATATCTTCAGGCACAATCAAACTTTTTTTCTTATTCTCAACCGTAAACTTTTTCACACTGCTTTTATGATCAACCCGAACATTTTGTTTGACCAACTTAAGAATATCAACATTCCCTGTCGCCTCATTAGGCAACCTTAACGGTAAGACCACTCCGGGTACAATACTATCATGTATCCCCGCGATGAAAATATCATGTTTTACAATAAAACTATCTTTTAACGCATTCCTGAATTTACTGCCCATAACCTCCTGGCCAAACGAATACAAGAGTTTCACCCCGCCGTTAAGCATAAAATTCATCGCATCATTAGTTTCTAAAGAACCTTTATACTGTCCCAGGACTTCAGCTACTCCGTGTCCATTACCCCCACGGGTGAGACGCACAAACCTCACAAATTTATTATCGTGAAAACTACCGTGGATATCTCTCTCCGCAATAATCAGGACAGAACCTTCCGCAATATGATCGTTTTTGTTTATCCAGTTCTCAAGCTCATTATTATTTGCGAAATACTTAATCCCGTCTCCGAAGTTGACATTCGAACGTAATGACACAATATCTTTTCCCGCTGCCGTATACTGTCTTAACAATATCCCGAGATATGGATAATACTTTTCAACATCGGTATCAACAACCGCCACACGCGGGTACTTACCAATATTTTCAATACTTTCATTCCCATCAAAACTTAACAACCCGGCAAAGTCTAATCCCAAACTAGCAACTTTTGCGCCGCCAATCTTTTTTGCAATCCCCACAACCTGCTCAACTTCTTCGTTGGAAGAATTTCCGCTAACCAAAAACAATACACTACCGGCACCACATTTTTTTGTAACTTCCAAAAGCTTTTTTGCAAAAAATTTAATAGCCTGGGATAACTCTACTGTTTTATAAACACCCTTATTATTAATCCCAGCCTGATTTGTTGATAACCGTTCCGGATGATTTACGAGATACCCCCCAAACCGCGCGTATTTACAGATATTACCCTTAGATTTCAATAATACACTACCGTATGACCAGGACTCAACCCTGCATCTCATCCCGCAAAGTGTGCATACCGAAACCCTGCGTTCCGGAACTACTGTAACGTTTTTATAGAGATACGGATTTTTTTCGGTAATCGCGCCGGTTGGACAATGCGCAACACAACTCCCATCGGAATCACACTTAGTATCACCCCACGGTGTGCCGTACTCAGGCGCTGCAAGAGTTTCAAACCCGCGGTTGTACAAGTTCAAAACTTTCTTCCCACTAAGCACTCCGCATGCCTGTACGCACTGCCCGCAGAGTATGCATTTATTAGGTTCTAACGTTAAATATGCATGTGAATCATCATTCCCACGTTTAACCATTTCACCTAAATAATTCGCTACCTGCGCTTTATACTCAACCGCATACTCCCTTAACTTACACTCATAAAGATCACCACATCCGCAAGTAAGGCACCGGCGTGCAGATTTTACAGCTTTAATTTCATCATACCCGCACTCAATTTCCTTAAAATTCTTATTCCGTGCCTTTATACTTAATACATTCTGTTTATTTTTTGGTAGAGTTTTGAGTCCGGAAAATTCTTGGGAGTCAATAACATCCCATTTTGGTTTTGCTATTCTCCATGTATCCTTATAATAAAACCACTCTGCGTTATATAACGATTTACCTGATAGATATCCATCAATTGCAAAAGCCGCACGGCGGCCCTGCCCGACAGCTTCAACCACGGTCTTAGGCCCTGTAACAACATCACCCGCTGCAAATAGCCATTCAACCGATGTCCTTTGCGTCTTTGGATCAACAACCACCCCTCCACGGTCACCAACTATTTTTGATGAATACTCACCAAAACACCCTCGATCAACCCGCTGCCCAATTGCTGAAATAACACTATCACAAGATACAACAAAATTTGATCCTTCTACAGGCACAGGTTTCCTCCGCCCTGATTCATCCATAGGGCCGAGTTCCATACGTATACATTCAATACTATCAATCACACTATCCTTTTCTGTTACTTTCACTGGTGCAACGAGGTATTCAAACTTCACGCCTTCATGTTCAGCATCTTCAATTTCTACGGAATTTGCCGGCATCTCAGCTTTTGTCCGGCGATAAAAAATCCTTACTTTCTTAACCCCGGGTAAACGTAACGCCGTCCTTGCAGAATCTACAGCAGTGTTTCCTCCACCGACAACAATAACTTCCGTGCCAAGTTTAACTTTCTTTCCTTGCGCAACCATTCTTAAAAACTCAATTCCTGAGAATACACCTGAAACGTTATCCCCAGGAACACCGAGTTTTGTATCCACCCACGCGCCTGTGGCGATACACACCGCATGATACCCTTTGGATTTAATATTATCAATAGTGAGAGGCATCCCAACTTTTTTGTTATAAAAGATCCTGGCGCCGGTTTCCGAAAGTATTGTGTCAACTTCCGCACCTAAAACTTTCTTTGGTAACCGGTATTCCGGGATCCCGTACTTTAACATACCCCCGGGTGCCGGCATTGCTTCATAAATATCTACGCGGTAACCTTTTTTCCCGAGATAATATGCTGTTGCCAACCCCGCAGGGCCTGCTCCTATGACAGCAACTTTTTTACCGTTATACTTAACTCTTCCGCTTTTTTCACGGGCATCAAGCCTCTTTTTGTTCTCAGCCGCGACATTATCGTATACAAACCGTTTTAATAACCGTATATCCACTGCACCTTCAACCGCATTCCTCCGGCATTCGGATTCACACGGTGCGGGGCACACACGCCCGACAGAACCCGGTAACGGCATAGCTTCACGTATTAGTTCATAAGCCTCGCTATACTTCCCTGACGAGATGAAGTTTACATACCCCTGGACATTAATCCCGGCGGGACACGCGCGGTTACATGGTGCATAACAATCTGCGTAATGGTTTGACAATAACAATTCCAGACACGCTTTTCTTGTATCCCTCACACGTTCAGTATCTGTATCAATAACCATCCCATCAGCAACCACTGTCCCGCAGGAAGGTACTAATCTCAATTTATTGAGTTCAACTACGCAGATAAAACATGAATTTATATGTGTAAGATCAGAAGCTGAACATAGTGCCGGAACGGGAATACCATTCTTCCGGCAGACATCAATAATCTTGGTGCCCTCTTCAACAACAACTTCTTTACCATTAAGAACAACTTTCACTTCAGCCATATATTCCCTTCACTCCACATCCACAGCATCAAACCTGCACGCTTTTCGGCACTGCCCGCATTTGATACAAACCTTACCATCTATCACATGCACAGCCTTAGGTTCGCCGGATATACATTTTACCGGGCAATTCCGTGCACATAGATGGCAGCCTGTACATTTATCAGGAACTATACTGTACTTCACCAACGCACGGCACTTTTTTGCAGGACATTTTCTGTCCACTACATGCGCTTTATACTCATCAAAGAAATATTTTAATGTTGTGAGTACAGGATTAGGCGCGGTTTGTCCCAGCGCGCATAATGATGCGGAACTAATTTTTCCTGCAAGTGCTTTCAGCGCATCCAAATCCTTTTCCACTGCCTTGCCCTCAGTTATTTTGTTTAATATTTCTAACAATCTCTTTGTTCCGATCCGGCAAAAAGTGCACTTCCCACAGGATTCATTTTGTGTGAATGACAGGAAAAACCGTGCGATATCAACCATACAATCACTATCATCAAGAACAATCATTCCACCGGAACCCACAATTGCGCCGGTGCTTTTCATAGACTCATAGTCTACTAACACATCTTCTAAACTTGACGATAAACACCCCCCAGACGGACCTCCAATCTGGACGGCTTTAAATTTTCTCCCATCCTTAATCCCGCCGCCGATTCTGTATACAATATCTTTTAAAGTAACTCCAAACGGCACTTCAATCAATCCGGCATTAACCACTTTACCCGCAAGCGCAAAAACTTTTGTTCCTTTAGATCCCTGGGTTCCGATTGATGAGTATTCAATTGCACCATGGTTTATTATCCATGAGATAGAACTCAAAGTTTCAACATTATTAATCACCGTCGGCAAGCCAAATAACCCTTTTTCCGCGGGGTACGGCGGCCTAAGCCTAGGCATTCCTCTACGTCCTTCAATAGATGCCATTAACGCAGTTTCTTCCCCGCACACAAACGCTCCGGCGCCCTTTTTTATCTTAATATTCATTTGGAATCCTGTATTACACACATTATTACCGAGAAAACCCTTATCCTTCGCCTGTGTTAATGCCAGTTCCAACCGTTTAATCGCCAGAGGGTATTCAGCACGAACATAAATTATTCCGTGATTCACACCGATAGCATATGCTGCGATGATCATCCCTTCGAGAACACTATGAGGATCGCTCTCAAGAACGCTGCGGTCCATAAACGCTCCGGGGTCTCCTTCATCAGCATTACATACAATGTACCCGGTATCCACGGCAGATGGATTATTTATTTTAAACTTTTCAATATTTCCCGCAGCAAGACGCCATTTTTCTCCGGTAGAAAATCCTGCACCACCGCGACCGCGTAACCCGCTTGATTTAACTTCTTGCACTATCTGTACAGGAGTGCAGGAGGTTAACACTTTTTTAACCGCCTCATACCCTCCTGCCGCAATATAATCCTCTATGCGTTCAGGATCAATAACCCCTGAATTACGCAGTACAATACGTTTTTGTAATAACAAAATATTCGACATTAACTCCGGAGATAAAAGATACTGCTTTACAGGCTGTGCGTTTATTATGTGTTCAATAACAATTTTTTTTACTTTCTCAGGTGTTACATCTTTATAAAAAACACTATTCCCAACGGCATATCGTACTTCAACCATAACCTCGTGTTCGCACATACCATAACACCCGGTTTTCCCGAGCAACCCAGGATTCAAATTATTATTTTTTAGTTCAGTTTCGAATGCAGAAAATACGCGGTCACCTCCTGCTGCAAGCCCGCAGGATGCTAAACCCACAACTATTGAATTAACTACATTATCCGAACCTGAAACTTCACTCATCCTTTTTATTGCCTACAGCTTCTTTCAACATTTTCCTGACTTTATCCCCATTACTCAACCTGCCATAGACTTTACCATCTGCCATCACACACGGTGCAAGGCTGCAACATCCCAAACATGCAACTTTTTTTATGGTGACATCACCATCCACAGTTGTATCACTCCCCGGCTTAAACTTTAGTTCAGCATTAATCGTTTCATCAACATTCTCCGCACCGCCGACATGGCATGCTGTGCCATGACAAACTTGCAGTAAATGTTTACCTACAGGTTTTAACCTAAACTGATTAAAAAACGTTGCTACCGCCATAACCTCGCTGAGCTCCATCCTCAATTTTTGCGCTACAACAGATAACACATCTTTCGGCAGGTATCCAAAAACATCCTGTACTTCTTGTAATACAGGGATAACATCGCTCTTGGTATAAACCTTCTTTTTTGAAAGAATAGAACTTACTTTCTCAACATCTTTTGCAGGCATTATAAATCACATCATCCTTTACAGCGCGTCTGACATTACACGTTCCCACAAATTCTCAAGCAGAGAATATACCATATTTTCTGATTCGCGGAGACAATAATTTTTATTACCAACCGGTGTTTTTCCGAATATTATGGTATCAACCTTAACTTTTTTGCTTTTATCTTTATACAATACAACTTTCACTTCCGGAGTATCCAAACCGTACCGATGCAGATCCTTAGGGTTTTCCTCAATAATTTCAGTATAAATCATTCCTTTTAACTGATTAACCAAGTCAGAAATATTTATATCCAACCGTTCTTTCCCAATAACTTGCCACGTAGTAGTCCTCTCCGCAAGTATCGTCTTAATCGGAGTATTGAACTCTAAATAATTAACCTCATCATCCCCAAACTCTATGACATTACGGATAACCCACCCGTAAGGATCATCCGGAGTTGTACTAAAATTTTCAGTATTAACACTGAATATTTTGTCGCTTCCTTCAGCCCGTGCATAAATCTCTTCTATCTTCTTCTGTGTAGCAAACACTATCCTACGTGGATCAACCTCGCGGCCAAGCCACAAGTTAATCTCCCCGGCAGTACTATTAAACCCGTATTTTCTGAAATCATCATTCTTCGCGCCTTCCACTGCAAACGCTGTGGCTTTCATATTCTTTACTTGGAACAAATAGTCATCAACTTTGTTACGGCTAACCTTTACCTTCCCCCCCGACGGTTCTAAGTACCACCATTGCTGGTTTTTATCCCGGTCAATAACAAACCCGCGTTTATTTTTTATACAATTAATTTTTACGACATCATTTATATTAAATTCGAGCAATGTTTTATCCCGAAAATCAAATACTGCCTTATCCGCATCGTCGTAAACATACTTCCAGACAGTCATTACTTCCTTAATATCCCCGCGTTTTACATACACAAAACTGTTTGTAGGATTATAATCCCCCAATCCAAGAACATACGTCTTACCCTTATTATCGGTGAACTTCATAGTCAATCTTGGATTTTCCAACCCACAATCCGCGATAGGTAGCTCATCAGTTTTAAACTTATCTTCAATATCCGTACCTGTAACAACTGATAATACCGAGTCTATCTCTTCATTATCCGCTTTTGCACTGACCGGCTGTACCATAAACCATTGCTTATCACGTTTTTCGCATACAATAGTTACCGTCGAACGTATATGTTCAAACTTTACAATATTATCTTTATCAATAGGCACAATCTTTTTTGCTACCGCTGCTGAATGTTTCCACTGCGGCATAAGTTTTTGTTCCACTACAAAAAAATATACTGCTAAAACAACTAGAACGGAAATTACCCACACAATTTTTGAGGAAAGTATTTTTTTTATTTCGATTGTCATATCACTATATGCTTATACCGCCCGCCGGCGTATTAACATATAAATCCCGGCACCCAGTACCGTCAATGGTATTATAAGTACTATTAAAAGAAATATCACGCGTCCCTGTCCTGCAGTGAGGAACAACGGCTGAACATCTTTTTCCTTCGGGCGGATAGAGATCAAATTACCTTCTTCCACCAACCACGCAACGGTATTAAGAAATAAATCGCGGTTACCGGAGAGCCCGAAGTTGCTGTTCATTACGAAATCAGAATCTCCGTAAACCACAAGTTTAGCCGCGGTTGCACGGTTGTCAAGATTCGTAATATCCGCACTCATCGCAATATTCAACGGCCCGACAATATCCGTCCCAGCATTGAAAGTTGCCATTTTTTTTGTACGCATAGAGTCGAGGTCTACTTCCGCCCAACTTTGCTGTCCTGTCCGAACGAGCCATTTTGTAGAGATACCTACCGGCAGATTCTCCGCAAGTTTTACCGTCCGCGCATATGGGAAAAAAGTAGTTACGCGTTTCATGTCCTTGGTTATCTGGTGATCAGAATAATCCATAGCAACCGGTACAAAAAAATCGCCGCCAAAGACTTGCGATACTTTGTCTATGATAATATCTTCGCTGAGCTTCAATCCCAGAGTTCCGATAAACTTCTTAAGATTCGGCGTACGTACTTCCGGGTCTATCATAAGCAACACGCGGCCGTCCATCATCAAATATTTTTTTAAAACATTAATTTCATTCGTTAACAAATCATTCAACGGACCGGGTATAATCAACGCGGAACAATCCGATGGTACCGATGTCGCACGGATAAGTTCAATAGTATTCACCACGTACCCTTGCGATTCTACTTCTTTTTTTACTACTGAGTACCCGACAGCCTCTTGATTCTCCAACTGCTTCTCTCTGTGTCCAACAGTAAAATACACTGTTTTCTTTTCCATACGGAAAAGTTTTGTTAACGCGTTAACAAACTTTTCTTCGGTGACACCTTCAACTTTCTGTACCTGCCCGCCGGATTCCATAACGATTGTTCCGTAATTCTCTATACCGTACCGCTTCGCCAATGCAGGCTTGCGGTCAGGATCAATAAGTTCGTACTTAAACAACCTCGAATACGCAGTAAATTGTTTCAATAAATCTTCAGACTGTACGCGGTCAGGCTGGCTGGGTTTGAAAAACGCAAATGCATGAACTTCTTTGTCTAACCCGGCAAAAACTTTACGTGCCTGTGGTGATAAACTAAATCGCTTAGATTTTGTGAAATCCATCTGTAGATGATGCCGTACCGCCAATGCCTGAACAAAGATGAATATCCCTAATACACACAGTGTCAGAATCGCGAAATTCGCTCCTTGCACTGTGGATTTGCGTTGTAACAGATTGATTACCATTTTCTTATTGACAACAATATACCACCCCATCCCGGCAATACCTGATATTAACAGCAAAACAAGCCAAACGGTTATCACCGGATTGATGATATACAAAAAACTTCCGGATATCAGCAGTATAACACCGACAATCCCAATACCGCTAATTATTTTATCTTTTGACTTATCATTAAATTTCAAAATTATCCCCGCCATTTTTTAGTCCCTAACACACTATAAGTAAGATATAAGAAAAATACGCTGAACAAGAGATAGAACACTATATCCTGGGTGTCTAACACCCCTTTTGAAAAATTCTCAAAATGCACAATTATCGAAAACTGTGTGATAACACTTCCCACTACACTGCTCACAGAATCCGCTGCCCAACTTATTAACCAAAAAAATAACAATGTACCAAAAGA
The window above is part of the Elusimicrobiota bacterium genome. Proteins encoded here:
- a CDS encoding DUF4340 domain-containing protein, encoding MTIEIKKILSSKIVWVISVLVVLAVYFFVVEQKLMPQWKHSAAVAKKIVPIDKDNIVKFEHIRSTVTIVCEKRDKQWFMVQPVSAKADNEEIDSVLSVVTGTDIEDKFKTDELPIADCGLENPRLTMKFTDNKGKTYVLGLGDYNPTNSFVYVKRGDIKEVMTVWKYVYDDADKAVFDFRDKTLLEFNINDVVKINCIKNKRGFVIDRDKNQQWWYLEPSGGKVKVSRNKVDDYLFQVKNMKATAFAVEGAKNDDFRKYGFNSTAGEINLWLGREVDPRRIVFATQKKIEEIYARAEGSDKIFSVNTENFSTTPDDPYGWVIRNVIEFGDDEVNYLEFNTPIKTILAERTTTWQVIGKERLDINISDLVNQLKGMIYTEIIEENPKDLHRYGLDTPEVKVVLYKDKSKKVKVDTIIFGKTPVGNKNYCLRESENMVYSLLENLWERVMSDAL
- a CDS encoding Gldg family protein — protein: MAGIILKFNDKSKDKIISGIGIVGVILLISGSFLYIINPVITVWLVLLLISGIAGMGWYIVVNKKMVINLLQRKSTVQGANFAILTLCVLGIFIFVQALAVRHHLQMDFTKSKRFSLSPQARKVFAGLDKEVHAFAFFKPSQPDRVQSEDLLKQFTAYSRLFKYELIDPDRKPALAKRYGIENYGTIVMESGGQVQKVEGVTEEKFVNALTKLFRMEKKTVYFTVGHREKQLENQEAVGYSVVKKEVESQGYVVNTIELIRATSVPSDCSALIIPGPLNDLLTNEINVLKKYLMMDGRVLLMIDPEVRTPNLKKFIGTLGLKLSEDIIIDKVSQVFGGDFFVPVAMDYSDHQITKDMKRVTTFFPYARTVKLAENLPVGISTKWLVRTGQQSWAEVDLDSMRTKKMATFNAGTDIVGPLNIAMSADITNLDNRATAAKLVVYGDSDFVMNSNFGLSGNRDLFLNTVAWLVEEGNLISIRPKEKDVQPLFLTAGQGRVIFLLIVLIIPLTVLGAGIYMLIRRRAV